The DNA segment ATCACCAACGGCACATCCTGACGCATGAACTGTGCCACGTGTACTGCGACCACCCAGGAAGCCTGGAAGTCGATACCGACACGGCACATGCACTCGGAGTGAACCCCACGCTCGTGATGCGCATGTCGGGGCGTACGAGCTACTCCTCAGCTGATGAACGCGAGGCGGAGATGATGGCGACCATCATTCGCCAGCGAATCTACCGCGAACGTGAATCACCCTCTCGCCAGCCGAATAAGGGATCGGACAGCTGGGACGCACTTTTTGCCCAGCCCATAAAGAAAGGTCGGTTCCGGTCTTGATGAATACCCTTTTCCTTGGCATGGCCTGTCTGCTCGCGGCGGCTGCCGGTTACTGGGTCCTCGGTAGGGGCACACCGCGACCAACCGGAACATGGGCCATGGGCGCTCTCCTAGCCTCGTTCGCCTTCGCCTTCGCCTCTTACTCACCGCTGTTCGAGCACATGGTGGAAGCAGTCGTGCCGCACGTGGCCCGTCTCCTCAGTAACTCCGCCTCTTTGGCGGCCGCCACCTCAGTCCTCGCGCTCTCCTTCCAGGTCAACCTGCAAGAACTTGAAGCGCGCCGCCGCATCCGTCTGCGCCTCGCCCTGCTCGGCGCCTCCGTACTCGGTATGAGCGTCTTGTTCACATGGGAGCAGCTGACGCATCGGTCCCCACAGATCTACGCGCTCTACCTGCTCGTCTTCATCTCATACCTGAGCTTCGCCATCAT comes from the Streptomyces sp. NBC_01471 genome and includes:
- a CDS encoding regulator component produces the protein MPLPGFDQGRLRKSCEAQVDLLHLPHRFTTRELRDAIAALRGKCIILKPLRTLGAIDAPCGLRLETPEADLLYYEEGASVHHQRHILTHELCHVYCDHPGSLEVDTDTAHALGVNPTLVMRMSGRTSYSSADEREAEMMATIIRQRIYRERESPSRQPNKGSDSWDALFAQPIKKGRFRS